A section of the Hevea brasiliensis isolate MT/VB/25A 57/8 chromosome 17, ASM3005281v1, whole genome shotgun sequence genome encodes:
- the LOC110643903 gene encoding transcription factor BIM1 isoform X2 yields the protein MELPQQHRLFETEGRKATHDFLSLYSHSAVQQDPRPPSEGYLKTHDFLQPLERVGKNAAKEETTGEISSLEKPPPPAPPPSVEHTLPGGIGTYTISHISNYFNQRISKPEGSAIFTVAQASSAEKNEDDSNCSSYTGSGFTLWEESALKKGKTRKENEGERSNIVGEEAVKAGHWTSSERPSQSSTNAHLNSFSSLSSSQPSGQKGHSFIEMIKSAKDSAQDDNLDDEEEFVLKKESPSPIHKGELRVKVDGKSTDHKANTPRSKHSATEQRRRSKINDRFQRLRELIPHGDQKRDKASFLLEVIEYIQFLQEKVQKYEGSYQGWNHEPAKLVPLRNGHRPSESYVDQSRGMNSGAGPAFLFAAKVDEKNIALSPTIPRSARNPVESDIKSATAFKLLDHHPEITNKAMPFPSSLQPNFFSSCRTGGAVAQVPPRMVSDAENMTSQPQSQSYQIRSCANDGAVAIDKLKEQELSIEGGAINISSLYSQGLLNTLTHALQSSGVDLSQASISVQIELGKRANGRPIIPASIVKDNQIPSSNQGTIRPRVSSGGECHEALKKLKTSKS from the exons ATGGAGCTTCCTCAACAACATCGTCTCTTCGAAACCGAAG GAAGGAAAGCAACACACGATTTTCTCTCACTGTACAGTCATTCAGCTGTCCAACAAGATCCAAGGCCACCTTCTGAAG GTTACCTCAAGACTCATGATTTTCTACAGCCACTGGAACGGGTAGGGAAGAACGCTGCCAAAGAAGAAACCACCGGTGAGATTTCATCCCTTGAAAAGCCACCGCCTCCAGCACCTCCACCCTCAGTGGAGCACACCCTCCCTGGTGGGATTGGAACTTATACTATTAGCCACATTTCTAATTATTTCAATCAAAGAATCTCAAAGCCAGAAGGTAGCGCAATATTCACCGTAGCGCAAGCCAGCAGTGCAGAGAAAAATGAGGATGATTCCAACTGCAGTTCTTATACCGGGAGTGGATTCACCCTGTGGGAAGAATCTGCATTGAAGAAGGGAAAGACAAGGAAGGAGAATGAGGGAGAAAGATCCAACATTGTAGGAG AAGAGGCGGTGAAGGCGGGGCATTGGACGTCGTCGGAGAGGCCGTCACAGTCGTCAACAAACGCACATCTCAATAGTTTCagctctctctcttcctctca GCCGTCAGGACAGAAGGGCCATAGCTTTATAGAAATGATAAAATCAGCCAAAGATAGTGCCCAGGATGATAATTTAGATGACGAGGAGGAGTTCGTTCTTAAGAAAGAAAGCCCTTCACCTATCCATAAAG GGGAATTAAGGGTAAAAGTGGATGGAAAGAGCACCGACCATAAAGCAAACACGCCACGATCGAAACATTCCGCCACTGAGCAACGGAGGAGGAGCAAAATAAATGACAG ATTTCAGAGGTTGAGAGAACTCATTCCTCATGGCGACCAAAAGAGAGACAAGGCGTCATTCCTTTTAGAG GTCATCGAGTACATTCAGTTTTTGCAAGAGAAAGTACAAAAATACGAAGGGTCATACCAAGGATGGAACCATGAACCTGCAAAATTGGTGCCATTG AGAAACGGTCACAGGCCTTCAGAAAGTTATGTCGATCAATCTCGAGGCATGAATAGTGGTGCTGGTCCTGCGTTCCTGTTCGCTGCAAAGGTAGACGAGAAAAACATCGCACTCTCTCCAACCATTCCCAGAAGTGCACGGAACCCAGTAGAGTCTGACATAAAATCAGCCACTGCCTTTAAACTGCTGGATCACCATCCTGAAATAACAAATAAAGCAATGCCTTTTCCTTCCTCACTGCAGCCAAACTTCTTCAGTTCTTGTAGAACTGGTGGTGCAGTGGCTCAAGTTCCACCTAGGATGGTATCAGATGCCGAGAATATGACAAGTCAACCTCAATCCCAATCATATCAGATCAGATCATGTGCCAATGACGGAGCTGTTGCCATTGATAAGCTGAAAGAACAGGAGCTCAGCATTGAAGGTGGTGCCATTAACATCTCAAGTTTGTACTCTCAAGG ATTGCTAAATACTCTGACACACGCACTGCAGAGTTCTGGAGTAGATTTGTCACAGGCCAGCATCTCAGTGCAAATTGAGCTGGGAAAGCGAGCAAATGGAAGACCAATTATTCCAGCATCTATTGTTAAG GATAATCAAATTCCCTCTAGCAACCAAGGTACAATACGGCCAAGAGTCTCAAGCGGAGGGGAATGCCATGAAGCCCTAAAGAAGCTCAAGACAAGTAAAAGTTAG
- the LOC110643903 gene encoding transcription factor BIM1 isoform X3, protein MELPQQHRLFETEGRKATHDFLSLYSHSAVQQDPRPPSEGYLKTHDFLQPLERVGKNAAKEETTGEISSLEKPPPPAPPPSVEHTLPGGIGTYTISHISNYFNQRISKPEGSAIFTVAQASSAEKNEDDSNCSSYTGSGFTLWEESALKKGKTRKENEGERSNIVGEEAVKAGHWTSSERPSQSSTNAHLNSFSSLSSSQPSGQKGHSFIEMIKSAKDSAQDDNLDDEEEFVLKKESPSPIHKGELRVKVDGKSTDHKANTPRSKHSATEQRRRSKINDRFQRLRELIPHGDQKRDKASFLLEVIEYIQFLQEKVQKYEGSYQGWNHEPAKLVPLLTVLWLNQRNGHRPSESYVDQSRGMNSGAGPAFLFAAKVDEKNIALSPTIPRSARNPVESDIKSATAFKLLDHHPEITNKAMPFPSSLQPNFFSSCRTGGAVAQVPPRMVSDAENMTSQPQSQSYQIRSCANDGAVAIDKLKEQELSIEGGAINISSLYSQGIIKFPLATKVQYGQESQAEGNAMKP, encoded by the exons ATGGAGCTTCCTCAACAACATCGTCTCTTCGAAACCGAAG GAAGGAAAGCAACACACGATTTTCTCTCACTGTACAGTCATTCAGCTGTCCAACAAGATCCAAGGCCACCTTCTGAAG GTTACCTCAAGACTCATGATTTTCTACAGCCACTGGAACGGGTAGGGAAGAACGCTGCCAAAGAAGAAACCACCGGTGAGATTTCATCCCTTGAAAAGCCACCGCCTCCAGCACCTCCACCCTCAGTGGAGCACACCCTCCCTGGTGGGATTGGAACTTATACTATTAGCCACATTTCTAATTATTTCAATCAAAGAATCTCAAAGCCAGAAGGTAGCGCAATATTCACCGTAGCGCAAGCCAGCAGTGCAGAGAAAAATGAGGATGATTCCAACTGCAGTTCTTATACCGGGAGTGGATTCACCCTGTGGGAAGAATCTGCATTGAAGAAGGGAAAGACAAGGAAGGAGAATGAGGGAGAAAGATCCAACATTGTAGGAG AAGAGGCGGTGAAGGCGGGGCATTGGACGTCGTCGGAGAGGCCGTCACAGTCGTCAACAAACGCACATCTCAATAGTTTCagctctctctcttcctctca GCCGTCAGGACAGAAGGGCCATAGCTTTATAGAAATGATAAAATCAGCCAAAGATAGTGCCCAGGATGATAATTTAGATGACGAGGAGGAGTTCGTTCTTAAGAAAGAAAGCCCTTCACCTATCCATAAAG GGGAATTAAGGGTAAAAGTGGATGGAAAGAGCACCGACCATAAAGCAAACACGCCACGATCGAAACATTCCGCCACTGAGCAACGGAGGAGGAGCAAAATAAATGACAG ATTTCAGAGGTTGAGAGAACTCATTCCTCATGGCGACCAAAAGAGAGACAAGGCGTCATTCCTTTTAGAG GTCATCGAGTACATTCAGTTTTTGCAAGAGAAAGTACAAAAATACGAAGGGTCATACCAAGGATGGAACCATGAACCTGCAAAATTGGTGCCATTG TTGACCGTCCTTTGGTTAAACCAGAGAAACGGTCACAGGCCTTCAGAAAGTTATGTCGATCAATCTCGAGGCATGAATAGTGGTGCTGGTCCTGCGTTCCTGTTCGCTGCAAAGGTAGACGAGAAAAACATCGCACTCTCTCCAACCATTCCCAGAAGTGCACGGAACCCAGTAGAGTCTGACATAAAATCAGCCACTGCCTTTAAACTGCTGGATCACCATCCTGAAATAACAAATAAAGCAATGCCTTTTCCTTCCTCACTGCAGCCAAACTTCTTCAGTTCTTGTAGAACTGGTGGTGCAGTGGCTCAAGTTCCACCTAGGATGGTATCAGATGCCGAGAATATGACAAGTCAACCTCAATCCCAATCATATCAGATCAGATCATGTGCCAATGACGGAGCTGTTGCCATTGATAAGCTGAAAGAACAGGAGCTCAGCATTGAAGGTGGTGCCATTAACATCTCAAGTTTGTACTCTCAAGG GATAATCAAATTCCCTCTAGCAACCAAGGTACAATACGGCCAAGAGTCTCAAGCGGAGGGGAATGCCATGAAGCCCTAA
- the LOC110643903 gene encoding transcription factor BIM1 isoform X1: protein MELPQQHRLFETEGRKATHDFLSLYSHSAVQQDPRPPSEGYLKTHDFLQPLERVGKNAAKEETTGEISSLEKPPPPAPPPSVEHTLPGGIGTYTISHISNYFNQRISKPEGSAIFTVAQASSAEKNEDDSNCSSYTGSGFTLWEESALKKGKTRKENEGERSNIVGEEAVKAGHWTSSERPSQSSTNAHLNSFSSLSSSQPSGQKGHSFIEMIKSAKDSAQDDNLDDEEEFVLKKESPSPIHKGELRVKVDGKSTDHKANTPRSKHSATEQRRRSKINDRFQRLRELIPHGDQKRDKASFLLEVIEYIQFLQEKVQKYEGSYQGWNHEPAKLVPLLTVLWLNQRNGHRPSESYVDQSRGMNSGAGPAFLFAAKVDEKNIALSPTIPRSARNPVESDIKSATAFKLLDHHPEITNKAMPFPSSLQPNFFSSCRTGGAVAQVPPRMVSDAENMTSQPQSQSYQIRSCANDGAVAIDKLKEQELSIEGGAINISSLYSQGLLNTLTHALQSSGVDLSQASISVQIELGKRANGRPIIPASIVKDNQIPSSNQGTIRPRVSSGGECHEALKKLKTSKS, encoded by the exons ATGGAGCTTCCTCAACAACATCGTCTCTTCGAAACCGAAG GAAGGAAAGCAACACACGATTTTCTCTCACTGTACAGTCATTCAGCTGTCCAACAAGATCCAAGGCCACCTTCTGAAG GTTACCTCAAGACTCATGATTTTCTACAGCCACTGGAACGGGTAGGGAAGAACGCTGCCAAAGAAGAAACCACCGGTGAGATTTCATCCCTTGAAAAGCCACCGCCTCCAGCACCTCCACCCTCAGTGGAGCACACCCTCCCTGGTGGGATTGGAACTTATACTATTAGCCACATTTCTAATTATTTCAATCAAAGAATCTCAAAGCCAGAAGGTAGCGCAATATTCACCGTAGCGCAAGCCAGCAGTGCAGAGAAAAATGAGGATGATTCCAACTGCAGTTCTTATACCGGGAGTGGATTCACCCTGTGGGAAGAATCTGCATTGAAGAAGGGAAAGACAAGGAAGGAGAATGAGGGAGAAAGATCCAACATTGTAGGAG AAGAGGCGGTGAAGGCGGGGCATTGGACGTCGTCGGAGAGGCCGTCACAGTCGTCAACAAACGCACATCTCAATAGTTTCagctctctctcttcctctca GCCGTCAGGACAGAAGGGCCATAGCTTTATAGAAATGATAAAATCAGCCAAAGATAGTGCCCAGGATGATAATTTAGATGACGAGGAGGAGTTCGTTCTTAAGAAAGAAAGCCCTTCACCTATCCATAAAG GGGAATTAAGGGTAAAAGTGGATGGAAAGAGCACCGACCATAAAGCAAACACGCCACGATCGAAACATTCCGCCACTGAGCAACGGAGGAGGAGCAAAATAAATGACAG ATTTCAGAGGTTGAGAGAACTCATTCCTCATGGCGACCAAAAGAGAGACAAGGCGTCATTCCTTTTAGAG GTCATCGAGTACATTCAGTTTTTGCAAGAGAAAGTACAAAAATACGAAGGGTCATACCAAGGATGGAACCATGAACCTGCAAAATTGGTGCCATTG TTGACCGTCCTTTGGTTAAACCAGAGAAACGGTCACAGGCCTTCAGAAAGTTATGTCGATCAATCTCGAGGCATGAATAGTGGTGCTGGTCCTGCGTTCCTGTTCGCTGCAAAGGTAGACGAGAAAAACATCGCACTCTCTCCAACCATTCCCAGAAGTGCACGGAACCCAGTAGAGTCTGACATAAAATCAGCCACTGCCTTTAAACTGCTGGATCACCATCCTGAAATAACAAATAAAGCAATGCCTTTTCCTTCCTCACTGCAGCCAAACTTCTTCAGTTCTTGTAGAACTGGTGGTGCAGTGGCTCAAGTTCCACCTAGGATGGTATCAGATGCCGAGAATATGACAAGTCAACCTCAATCCCAATCATATCAGATCAGATCATGTGCCAATGACGGAGCTGTTGCCATTGATAAGCTGAAAGAACAGGAGCTCAGCATTGAAGGTGGTGCCATTAACATCTCAAGTTTGTACTCTCAAGG ATTGCTAAATACTCTGACACACGCACTGCAGAGTTCTGGAGTAGATTTGTCACAGGCCAGCATCTCAGTGCAAATTGAGCTGGGAAAGCGAGCAAATGGAAGACCAATTATTCCAGCATCTATTGTTAAG GATAATCAAATTCCCTCTAGCAACCAAGGTACAATACGGCCAAGAGTCTCAAGCGGAGGGGAATGCCATGAAGCCCTAAAGAAGCTCAAGACAAGTAAAAGTTAG